The Silene latifolia isolate original U9 population chromosome 4, ASM4854445v1, whole genome shotgun sequence region AAAGTATTTGCGTCAGTTCTTTTTACTTTTTACCTAAATTCTAAACCtttttacaaagaaaacaaaCAACGTTAATTTCTcttctcgcattgctatcaaatccaagggctagagttgtcggatttcggagttctttataccgttgagatcgtcGTATTATCGGTAAGATCCTTGTAGCGTTGTTAtgtcgattcattaatattgttATTGGGATTGTTGTTGATTATagattgtaattgtatgattatgtgattatagaaggtgatttcgtagaggaacgcttttgatccgctgcttgtgATTGATATTGGTAATTTCATTccagatagggtttccctactcagttattgtgtaaATGATTATAAAATGGTGGTTTGGTTGATTGGCATGTGATTATATCGTATTTGGTATTGGGATTGTTTtacattgttattgtaattggttgttgttgattgtctgtggttcgcgaggtgcgccctaggctgagtggattcacttgcgggagtgtcttcacgtccttgattcgccccttgtggttcctgtcacaaggggatgtgcacattaaggaacatgggttattcgctcgatggagatgagcggggcttaggtgggaaccgctgcagtcccccactggcggtgtggaatatttgttgcaatggatattctggcagggctacacactttagtgtgtagtcagatgattggtgatgtaacggcgttggaggattgtgattgtgtatATGTTTGTAGTATTGTCTTATATCGTTTGTGCGGTAACTGACcatgtttaaatgttttgaaaactgtggtgatccattcggggatggtgagcagttgtttagcaggtatcTTTCAGATAtgcgcgggattagctggggatggagttacCACGAGTcagatagtagtcttccgctgttgtgtcaTGACATTTTAATTACTTAGTTGGATTTTtggtttggaacagttgtatttcattttacagttggttttgatgtaatcactttaaactcatttacttaaagtacgtttcttgatggtcacttttgattactatgcctcgggtaaccgagatgctAGCATTCTCATGTACTAGGTGGTCTTGATAAGGCACCTTGGGGTATGGGGTGTTACACCTTGTTTTACCCATCTATGGCAGGTAGATGGTGAATGCCCTATAGCCTTGTCCAACCTCTTCAAAGTTGTTCTCTTTGAGACATCAAGTGTCATTATGGCATCAATTGGACAAGGTATCCTTTCTTTCCTCTTCTTTCCTTTTATTTTACTCCTTACATTGATAGGCACTTCCTCTTGCCTCTTTTTTTTAGCTGCTGTCCATATGCTAACAATGCATTTCCTTGTCACATTGAACTTGGCTGCAACTTCATTCATCTTGCCATGTTGTGGTTTCCCGTTTTTTCAGCTTTCAAACAAGAGACACACAACTCTATGCCTCTCATCATCACTCAAATTTGGTTTTTCATTGTGTAATCTCAGTTTCtgtaattttatgtaatttttgatgtAATTTCAGCTCTCAATAAGAATGTGTAAAATCAGTTTTGAAGGTTTTTGAGTAGGTTTTTGGTTTTGGCAGTGTAATTTATTAGGCTAGTAGAAAATGTAATGTTTGATAGGTTACTTAACctatttttattttgatttgatgTCTTTTGGTGGGAAATTCAAAAGCTCATGTTGCCTTTCATTTTCACACTCTTTTTGTAAAATATCTACTCCCACTCACATTTCCCTCTCTTTATTAGCAAAAACGGGTAGGGCTTGTTTTGGTGGGAAGATTAAGCTTGATCCCACCTCTTAAAAAATCTACTTTATTTGATAATTAAACACACAAGTTGCATCTAATCTTCATTGTCTTGTTGTTGTTCCAAATGGAAATGGGTAGATTATatgagaatggaggaagtatcaTATATTCCCCCCATTTCCCTATTTTTACACCATTTGCTTTATTGCGGTCTCTAAGACGCCACTTTAACCGTATTTTTCTATatctatatgttattttttttttcttgaaattttttttcGCGAAAGATGTCTTGATATTAATTGTAAATGTTttagttttataaataaatagttTTTATTCTCCAacttattgacggtcaaagttcggaaactttgacctccaaaaagcaaatgggggtgaaaataggaaaatggagggagtatgaactAAGACGAATTTTCTTCAATTATATTAACAATTTTTTAAAACAAGCCGGAATCccccttactactaagagaataaaattctcttagttttgcCTCCAAAATACATCTGCCTTGATATGGAAACAACTAAACTTTCTTTTAATAAACTGTTATATTTTtcttaaaatataattttattataattataattatactctaatattttaattaaattcaaaattatgaattttttcattataataaaataaaattgttattaaactataaactataagttgctaaatttctCATAATGCAATAATGATTTCTTTAAAAAGTACTCGTAACTTAACACATCCCCTTCTACTAACAGAATAAGAGGTCTCTCAATTTTTCTCGCTGAAGTGAAATGTTCTGTATTGGTCCTCACTCCTCACACTATATCATACaagtattaattatatatcataaATAGGAGATACTATTACTAATTTTTAATTTGTAAACACACATTAATGAGATATTTTTATTTACTATACATGTGGGATTGCATTAATAATGAGGATGATATGAGAAAAATATTCTCCACAATTTTTTTCATAGTTctattttcctattttttttGCTACAAAGGTACTCTACAAGTTGACTATCTCATTTTGCAAATTCTCTAATTTTATTGTATAATTAAGTCATTACTTGAGGTTATTCTTTTGGTAAATGTAAttgtataataatattatttttaataattaatGATTTATATAATTAGTTTCAGTTAAATATCAATCTTATTTGGTGTGAAAACTATCAAATTTTCTCTCTTATACAGTTATACCACTTACCAAGCTATAATATTTAACGTCTTTGTATATTATTATCTAAAAAACCACACATTTGCGCGGGTTCTACACTAGTACTACTAGTGTATAATTATCACCAACCCAAAAATTAGCAGGAAGATGATACACATACACATGTGTACAAAATTTTTATATACAAACCAATAACTACTTGACACGTGGCAAACCATAGTTAGTTCGGTTAGATTAATGTAGGGTTAGGTTAGTCATTTTGCAAATGTAGTTAACTAATTTATGGTTAGTTTTTTTTTATGGATAACTTTTTTTAAATGGTTGGTTTTTTTTTATGGTTAGttttttttatatttcatttatttttctaAATTCCCAATTTAGATTCAACGATTTTAGAAATTGATTAAAGGAATTTAGGAATTACTTTGTTTTTCTGATTtagtaattattatttttttataattGATTTATTTTTCGAAAAAAACGTAATTatttgaaccctaattttattcgAACAATCAATTCCTAATCGAATTCTATTAATAAAATTGATGAATCCTTCTACAAATAATCAAAATTCATTATTATGATCCCCTTCCCCACAAGGACAAAACCGTCATttcactcaaaaaaaaaaaaacacaacaccGTCTCCCTCCTCTTTTCTCTCCTTAAACTAAGATCTAACAAACACATTAACACGACTTCCATAATTTTTCCCCAAATCAAcaaaatcccaaaccctaattttcCAAATTAATGGGGGATTTCAATCTCGCATTACTAATCGTAGCAATTATCGTCGTCGTATTAGTATTCGTTTTCAAGGCATACTTACTAATCAATTATCAACATCCTGATGATGTTAATCAAGCGTATTTCCCCAAATTCGTCGTCGTTTTTGGGCTTTCTGTTGCTGTTATTTCGATACTTATGCTACCTGTTGATGTTGCGAATCGGCAAGCGTGTCGCCATGCgctttacaattttattatttgtaTAAAGGATCATCAATTTTATTAAGAACTAAATTAGGGGGGAAAATGTTTGACGAAATTCATTATTATGATCCCTAATTCAATTTTTGGATGAACCTTAATTTACTCGAACTTATTTAAAATTCGGGTTTCGTTAATTTGATGCAAAAGTTAGTCAGATGTAATTGAATATGATAATTAGATtttgtcaaaaattcaaaattgatttaattgaataataaataattCTATTTTTAAGTAATTGACTAAATTTAATGgaaacaaaataaatcaaataatgaaataaaactaACCTTAAATTAATTAACTATATATGCAAAATGACTAACCTAACCCTAAATTAATCTAACATAGCTAACTATAACAAATGTGTATGGCCGTATGGGTAGCCTTTTCGAAATTAGCATCTAACCCAAAAGAGAAGCTAAAAAAAAGTCTACAACCCTCTTTCACAATCAACAAGAAGTATTCAACATTCCTAGGTCTTCATTTAATTGAATCTCAATCCCAGAAATTCCAgaggaaaaaaaaacaaagaagatAGAAAATGAGCAGTGGAGCAGCAGCACCATTCTGGAGAACCGCAGGGATGACATACATTAGTTACTCTAACATCTGCGCTAATCTCGTTCGTAATTGCCTTAAGGAACCCTTCAAATCTGAAGCCCTTGCTCGTGAAAAAGTCTACTATTCTCTTTCTAAATGGGATCAGGGCAAACCCCAGAAACCCAGTatgttttcttccttttttttttccttaaattTCTTTTGGTAAATGTTGAATTTTATTGGGTTTGATCTTATCAATCGTTTTTTTTCCCCATTTGATCCGCATTTTTTGAGATCTGGGTTTTTCTGGGTAGTCGATTGATGTAGAAAGTTGTGAAATTTGTGTGTGTTTGGTGTTTGGATAGTCGCATACTCACATATCACCAATTCTTGTACGAGACGGTCTCACGATAAGTTATTGTGAAGTCTCCCACATAAGTTATGTCTTACTCCCTACGtgccaatcatttgtttaccaatGTGAGCGGTATTtaaataaacaaatgaatgggACGGAGAGAGTACATTAGTTAATGTGAAACTAGTTTCTTAAGAGTCTAACTAGTCCGGTATTGTTTGATTGTTTGGCATTGCTAGAAAAATTGTGACCCTGTTAATCTTCACAAATATCATTATACCTCTAGTGGTACAATAGcatcatacaaccaagttatatcttatcgagcttatgtgtaatttttttgagctttcttaaagttaatttttttttatgtttaagtgagtgagttcagaaattttatggtatagctcgacttctttaaaacaaaacttgaaaactttattatatagctcgggttctagagcatacaactgggtacaactggttgtaggatctattaactgGTTAATCTTGTAGGTGGGTTGATTTCATTTTGTAATGGGAACTACGGTTCATATTGAATACTACCACTGTCCCTgtcgtttgtttacctttgattaaattaTAAAAACGGTGACCCAATTATTCagacggagggagtagtttttGAAATTATAGTGTTCTTTAACTTGATTGTGGTTGTTGTATTTGAATTTTGGATTGATAATTTGCTGTTTGCTGATTGTGCTATTTGTATAAAACAAGTCAGTATACAACTATCCTCTCCATTACCTGATCAGTCTCCGAGATTTAATCTTaggaaattatactccctccattgcCTATTTTTCTGTGGACCCTCTATTTCCTCCAAAGAAACGGAGAGGAACCTAATTCGTTAAAAAGTTTTTTTGTTGAAAAAAGTGGTACTGTATGTGGATGACAAGCCTGTTATTTATGATTTGGCTAATTTGAGGAGGTCATTGCAATTGCTAATTGTTTGTTTCGTGGTTTCTCACTATATGTTGAAAATTGGGTCCGTTACAGATTTGTTTTGATACCATTAGGAGAGAAGGGGAAGGGAGGTAGACTTAGCCAAATTATTCCTCTGTAGGatgaattttaattagacttaTACGGGAGAAAATGGATGCTTTACTTTTCATCTCCTTCATTTTAATCTGACTGATCTTGTTAACAACCAAATAAGGGATTTCGCCCCCTTTCGTTTTCCTCTCCTCCCTTTCACTACAAATTCATCCCTCCAAACACGGTTTATGTTAACTTTCCTTGTATAGTCTATATTATGTATGAATAATTGAATATATACAACGGTTGGAGTTCTTAGAAATCAGTTTCTTCTGTTTTGTTACATGATGTCTTATACTCCATCTGTCTGACTATCACTATGATTTCCCTACCTTTGTTTTACTTAGAAACCTATGTATACAATACAATAGAATAATGAAGAGTAGAGAGAAGTGACAAACTTCAGAGAACAGTCTGAAGATATAGTAGTATCCAAAAAGGAAAGTAAGAATAGCATAGTTGACCAAATAAAAACGAAAGTAAAAGTATTAGCTCATTAGCAAACTAGAATGGTTGTGTAGTGAATTATTTGTATGGACATTCTAAACCGCTAGCTAAAGTGTGACCCTAAATATTCATTCACAAAAGCAAACAAAAGAAGTGAGAGAATCTTGAGAGAGAAAACTCtctcaacaacaacatcagagccttaatcccaaaatgatttggggtcggctgacatgaatcatcctttagaatcgTCCCTGGGTGAatgcacacctcaaaatgcgaaaaaatagaaaagaaaaagtgaaaaacaaaagaggagtgaaacataatacaaaagccaagtaaatttataagttttaaaatcgaaatttgaatttcttttataaaaacttagaatttaaattGCGAATAAAGATTATAACGATTTTGAAACCGAAGTAAAACTTAAGGgtccggaataccttaaaagtgaaccaagtattaatatataagaaagttgttgataaaaaggtgtaataaatccgaaaataacaaataaatttttaaaaattaaataaaaaacattAAATATTTCAAATAACGTCAAATACTAAAACTCTCAAATTCTTAGAAAAATaagatctggaaaaaaaatttGGTCTCCTTCGCAACCTTTCTTCTCTCCTCTTTAGTCCCTTTCTTCATAACCATCTTATTCCATCTACATGGTTGTCAAGATTGCTAGTCTTTTTTATGTCcgtttaattgaaaattttcagtTTTCTTTCTTGGTTTTCTTCTTTTTAAAGATTAGACTTTGATTTACTCTCCATTTTAGCCTAGGAGAGTTCATCATAGTCTTATATCTTAGTTAAAGAAGGATTAAATCAGGGATTTAAGAGCAATATTTCAATTGTGATGTGATGCTACAAATGTGGTTGGAGCTTTTAATATTTTTGTATTTCTACTGAAATCTGAAAATTATTTCTACTAAATCTGAAGTTTTCTTCATTATAGTTTGGGGTCTCTTTGTTATCCCTTTAGAattatttgcattttttttggAAGGCTATTTCTCAAGTTTATTTATTATATCATTCTTTAATCCTTTGTTGGGATCTTTGTAGTGACTTTCTTATTGTTGATTGAGAGTTTCTCCTTTGTCCTTTTATTATGTTTCACCTGGTGGTTTGAAAATCATTGATTTTCTTGCACATTTCTCATCCGAAAGGGTGTTATAGGTTGATTTcgatcaatctagttttcttaccttatcaaaaaaaaaatgaaagtaaaaagaTCATTGGGGGAGTGTTCGATATCCAGAGCTTTTGTTACCTTTTTTATAGCTACTTTGAGCATCGCCAAATTCTTTGATTTTTAATGGTGGTTACAAGTGATAAATCATTGGAGTTTCAAGTTGGAGTTTTGGACTTCTAGAGTTCTAGGATTATTATATACTTAAAAAGTTTCCAAAACTTTGACTACCTACACCCAAAATCATGGATTCTCTTACATTTCGTGAATGCGGATGCACATATTTTGCAACCCAGTTTCATTAACATCTTTTATGTTACTAAATAAGTTACTTTGTCTCCCTCACTCTTTCTTAACCCTTTGCTCGGATATAGAAGTGGGGACAGGgtgggaaagggaggggagggaaaagGAGAGAAGGGGGAATGGAAGAAGATAGTTTTACCTCCGAATCTTTTCAATGCTGGAAGGATTTTAATCTCGTTCGTATGAGGAAAGATTCCGCTATAACCCTCTTGTATAAATTACTGAGTATTGACAATATCTGATTACGAATGTTATTGATGTTTATTTGAGTTTAATGGCAGTTGCAACTTTGCATTTTGAAGGACCTGATCATCAAGTATTGATTTTGCTTAGCCGCAGATTTTTGCTTAGAATGAATATTTTTTTCCGTGCAACGTTTAGTTGGTCTAGTTTATCTGACCTTTTACACTGCTGTATCTGTCTTTCTCGAACCATTGTTTTGAGACCGTACTATTAGCTAGAATGTGGAGTTGCTTTTGTCATACTAACAGGTATTACCATGGGTAGCTAATTGCATTTTTCTTTTGCACAGCACTCCGGTCTGACCAAGAATGAGAGATGATGCCTTTTGGAAGTGATGCCATAATTAAGTCCTCGTGGTATTTTGTATGGTATGGCAAGGTATTAAAGCTTTGAATACCGTGGTAATAATGTAAACTTCCCAACAATTTTCACAAATTGACATTGGCCTCTTTAactgttttgaaagtttgaactTTGAGTTAAATTTTACTCAGCTGTCCGTTTTTACGAATGGAAACTGCAATGATTGTGTAAGTttgttatttgaaattttgttgGTGTCTACGCAGCGCACTGCGGCGACATAGCCCTGTAAAGTTCCGAACTATGGCAAGGCAGCTCCTTGTTTCAAAAGTGTTAAAAAAGGCACGTTTCTGGCCAAGTCATGATAAAAATGTTTTGAAAGTTGTGTGATCTGACTGTTACTTCACAAATTGAGGAGTCGCTTTGCTTTACTAAAGAGTGTTGCTGTATCTTTCTATCTCGTACCTTGCAAAACTTCACTCAAGTAGAATCACTCGAACTTCATCGTCCTCGATCAAGTATTGTTACGATTGGCCCTCACCTCTACACCTATTACACAAGCAACTGAAAAACGTAGTCAAGAGCTCACAATGAAGTACATGTTAAACAGCATGAATTTTTTGGTtgaaaattttaaccattaaTGAACTTGTGCATCATGCAAAAGCTGAAAATAGTCCACTTGAGATTTTGTAAAACCCCATGTTATCAAAATACAAGCAAGTTTTTAGTAAGATGCAACTTGCGACGGTTACAGACCTTCTACCAATTGTTGGTTGGTTAGCAGAAGATTGTAGAAAGGCTGACTTGGTAG contains the following coding sequences:
- the LOC141653702 gene encoding ATP synthase subunit epsilon, mitochondrial; its protein translation is MSSGAAAPFWRTAGMTYISYSNICANLVRNCLKEPFKSEALAREKVYYSLSKWDQGKPQKPTLRSDQE